A DNA window from Verrucomicrobiia bacterium contains the following coding sequences:
- a CDS encoding OstA-like protein produces the protein MRISRPIFLLALSWLVLPCRLFAQKHAQEEPASTPIDIQSLSPNPAAGVEYHLDTGIFTATNGVIVRYGGTVLTAERAALNQKTGDVTADGQVRIQQGDQLWASEHVRYNFNTRQMEAEQFRTGETPVFAAGKGLYGDLTNHLYIATNALVTADDVSQPAIYVRARRIKLIPGKKIEAYSATLYVDGIPMFYFPFYSRNIGPHANNFNATPGDRSLFGPFILGTYTWYLNNQLDGVMRLDYRELRGLGAGPDLNYHLGQWGEGTFRYYNTQDKDPSIDGLGASIPGDRQRVYLSYQANPATNLFIKGLFRYEDDLAVVRDFFPGEYLLDPQPDSYFEANKFWNNFSVDAYVQPRLNTFLQTVERLPDVRLTGYRQELGDTPFYYESQSSVGYYQQLFAQNAGILGPPPGLDYAATRADTYHQVTLPETFFGWLNVAPRVGGRLTYYGEASGPGATTDEELRGVFNTGAEVSFKASRLWPGVKDDLFEVDGLRHIIEPSADYVFVPAPSVPPTQLPQFDYELPSLRLLPIEYPDYNAIDSIDSQNVIRWGLHNKLQTKRAGQVVNLVDWNLYTDWRLKPLPGQTTFADLYSDLTFKPRSWLTLESLLRYDLNDRFWRMSYTTVTIQPSTVWSWRLGQYYLRDDFSPSPIALGAGNNVFTSTIDYRLNENWGFRMSHYFEARTGSLQQQSYTVYRDLRSWTAALSFILTDNVIGPKDYTVAFTFSLKAYPRLPVGGDVGGPFALLGQ, from the coding sequence ATGAGAATCTCGCGCCCAATCTTTCTGCTTGCGTTAAGCTGGCTGGTTTTGCCCTGCCGGCTTTTCGCGCAGAAACACGCGCAGGAAGAACCGGCCTCGACGCCAATCGATATCCAGTCGCTTTCGCCCAATCCAGCCGCCGGCGTGGAGTATCACTTGGACACGGGAATTTTCACGGCTACCAATGGGGTAATCGTCAGGTACGGTGGCACCGTATTGACCGCTGAACGAGCGGCCTTGAATCAAAAAACGGGAGATGTCACGGCCGATGGCCAAGTGCGCATCCAGCAGGGCGATCAACTCTGGGCCAGCGAGCACGTCCGTTACAATTTCAACACCCGGCAGATGGAAGCCGAACAATTCCGGACTGGCGAGACGCCGGTTTTTGCGGCGGGCAAAGGGCTGTATGGCGACTTAACCAACCATCTCTATATAGCCACCAACGCGCTGGTCACAGCCGATGATGTGTCCCAGCCGGCGATTTATGTTCGAGCCCGGCGAATCAAGCTCATTCCGGGCAAAAAGATCGAGGCCTATAGCGCGACGTTGTATGTGGATGGCATTCCGATGTTCTATTTTCCATTTTACTCGCGCAACATCGGACCGCACGCGAACAACTTCAACGCCACACCCGGAGACCGCAGCCTCTTTGGCCCCTTTATCCTGGGGACTTACACGTGGTACCTCAACAACCAACTGGACGGCGTCATGCGCTTGGATTACCGGGAACTGCGCGGCCTGGGTGCCGGACCGGATTTGAACTATCACCTGGGACAATGGGGGGAGGGGACATTCCGGTACTATAATACTCAGGATAAGGACCCCAGTATCGATGGGCTCGGCGCCAGCATTCCCGGGGATCGCCAGCGCGTCTATCTTTCCTATCAAGCCAATCCCGCCACCAATCTGTTTATCAAAGGGCTTTTCCGTTACGAGGACGACCTGGCCGTCGTGCGCGACTTTTTCCCTGGCGAATACCTCCTGGACCCGCAACCGGACTCGTATTTCGAGGCCAACAAATTCTGGAACAATTTCAGCGTCGATGCGTATGTCCAGCCGCGCCTGAATACGTTTCTGCAAACCGTCGAGCGTCTGCCCGATGTGAGGTTGACCGGATACCGCCAAGAGCTAGGCGATACGCCCTTCTATTATGAAAGCCAGAGTTCGGTCGGCTATTATCAGCAGCTCTTCGCTCAAAATGCCGGCATTCTCGGCCCGCCTCCCGGATTGGACTATGCGGCGACCCGGGCCGATACGTACCACCAGGTTACCCTTCCAGAAACCTTTTTCGGATGGCTGAACGTGGCCCCGCGCGTCGGTGGCCGGCTCACTTATTATGGCGAGGCCTCCGGTCCGGGGGCAACGACCGATGAAGAGCTTCGGGGCGTTTTCAATACCGGGGCTGAGGTCTCGTTCAAGGCATCGCGCCTCTGGCCGGGGGTGAAGGACGACCTCTTCGAAGTGGATGGCCTGCGGCATATCATCGAACCCTCGGCGGATTATGTTTTTGTGCCCGCGCCCAGCGTTCCCCCGACTCAACTGCCGCAATTCGATTACGAACTGCCCAGTCTTCGGTTGTTGCCGATTGAATACCCCGATTACAACGCGATTGATTCAATTGACAGCCAGAACGTCATCCGGTGGGGGCTGCACAATAAGTTGCAAACCAAACGGGCCGGGCAGGTGGTCAACCTGGTCGATTGGAACCTCTATACCGATTGGCGGCTTAAACCTCTGCCGGGACAAACTACGTTCGCCGATCTCTATTCAGACCTGACGTTTAAACCGCGCTCGTGGCTGACGCTGGAATCGCTGCTTCGCTATGACCTCAACGACCGGTTCTGGCGCATGTCCTACACAACCGTCACTATCCAACCTAGCACCGTCTGGAGCTGGCGCTTGGGCCAATACTATCTCCGCGACGATTTTAGCCCTTCGCCCATAGCCCTGGGCGCGGGCAACAACGTTTTTACCAGCACGATCGATTATCGCCTGAATGAGAATTGGGGCTTTCGGATGTCTCATTACTTCGAAGCGCGCACCGGCAGTCTCCAGCAGCAGTCCTATACGGTTTATCGCGACCTGCGGAGTTGGACGGCTGCGCTCTCCTTTATCCTGACTGACAACGTCATCGGCCCAAAGGATTATACGGTGGCGTTCACATTCTCCCTCAAGGCTTATCCGCGTTTGCCTGTGGGCGGCGATGTGGGCGGCCCATTCGCTCTTTTGGGACAGTAG
- a CDS encoding BON domain-containing protein, whose protein sequence is MHSQANGRSEGQVINDDRITSILKADLADQPVYKYNQVDVKTYDGIVQLSGFVNNDGQKQEAQRLAQQVPGVRRVENAISVVPAPAPTGRYNYQPGEPNQNQNQGSPASQNNQPSQHGQSQP, encoded by the coding sequence ATGCACTCTCAAGCTAATGGACGCAGTGAAGGCCAGGTCATCAACGATGATCGCATCACTTCCATCCTGAAAGCGGACCTCGCCGATCAACCGGTATATAAGTACAACCAGGTCGATGTGAAGACCTATGACGGCATCGTTCAGTTGAGCGGCTTCGTCAATAACGACGGGCAAAAACAGGAGGCCCAACGCCTCGCGCAGCAGGTGCCGGGCGTCCGCCGGGTCGAAAACGCTATCTCGGTCGTTCCGGCCCCCGCGCCCACTGGCCGCTATAATTATCAGCCTGGTGAACCAAACCAAAATCAGAACCAGGGCTCCCCTGCCAGCCAGAACAATCAGCCCTCTCAACACGGCCAGAGCCAGCCTTAA
- a CDS encoding GH92 family glycosyl hydrolase, producing MKSNLVLTSFASSLLLLQSAHALPDPTEMPLPLVGTAEHGHAYPGAIVPFGMVQLSPDTPLRGWDGASGYHYSDSAILGFSHTHLAGTGVGCLGDVLVTPTVGELFLNAGSPGHGYVSSFSHSNEVVTPGYYRVFLDDPKVTAELTATARCGFHKYTFPASDQAHIILDLVHGVDSRAVETTLAIEGDNTVIGSRISEGWGGRRAVYFVMEFSRPFASYGIEQNGQKLGAGERAAHGRDLKAYFNYKTSENEVLLIKVGISGTGIEGARKNLAGEIPGWDFNKTRAAAVRQWKDLFNTVEVESFDPHIRATFYANVYLACQAPVLFNDIDGTYRGMDHKNHSSPGFQNYTTFSLWDTYRAEHPLLTLLQPRRVDDLIKSMLAEYHESGLHTTPIWPLWANETWCMIGYHSVPVIVDAYFKGFRGCDPEEAYQAMRDTATQDRNGLKSYKELGYVASKSGEQATSRTLEYAFDDWCLARMAEALGHSDDARLFYSRAANYRNLFDRTTQFFRGRKADGAWRSPFIDNALVGDEYTEADAWQYAFCVQQDLPGLISLYWGDEGFIKKLDALFAANSTIQTTIPDISGLIGQYSQGDEQCHHVAYLYNYAGAPYKTQQHVRQVMAQMYNDTPAGQCGNVDCGQMAAWYVFSALGFYPVNPDSGIYVIGSPAVSKAVLRLDRQKYHGKKLEVIALNNSPENIYIQSASFNGQPLEKAWLSHQQITSGGTLRLVMGSQPNTTWGSAPENRPPATMPAGFKYPELPPPASDKPVALKLPIRVICGSDEPAGDFLPDPNMVDGAVNASRSAIDTSVPNAAPAAVYQTERYGQDFSYSFSVPQGGHYRVRLHFAEVFDDGAGRRIEDIQINGQPVLTNFDIFSAAGGMNKAVVKEFDGIHPNSQDNIVIRIFSPDASPDRNAKISGIEILPEQQS from the coding sequence ATGAAATCGAATCTCGTTTTGACTTCTTTCGCCAGTTCCCTGCTGTTGCTCCAATCGGCTCATGCGCTTCCTGACCCGACCGAGATGCCCTTGCCACTGGTGGGCACCGCCGAGCACGGCCATGCCTATCCGGGCGCCATCGTCCCTTTCGGGATGGTGCAGCTTAGCCCCGACACCCCCTTGCGCGGCTGGGATGGCGCCTCCGGTTACCATTACTCCGATTCAGCCATCCTCGGTTTCAGCCACACGCATTTAGCCGGCACGGGCGTTGGTTGCCTGGGCGACGTGCTGGTCACGCCAACGGTGGGCGAACTCTTCCTGAACGCCGGTTCACCGGGGCACGGGTATGTTTCAAGCTTTTCCCATTCCAACGAGGTGGTCACACCCGGGTATTATCGGGTGTTCCTCGATGACCCCAAAGTCACCGCGGAACTGACGGCCACGGCCCGTTGCGGCTTTCACAAGTACACCTTTCCCGCCTCGGACCAGGCCCACATCATTTTGGACCTGGTGCATGGAGTGGACAGCCGGGCAGTCGAAACGACTCTCGCCATCGAGGGAGATAACACGGTCATCGGTTCGCGCATTTCGGAAGGCTGGGGCGGGCGCCGCGCAGTTTATTTTGTCATGGAGTTCTCAAGGCCATTCGCCTCGTATGGTATCGAGCAAAACGGCCAAAAGCTGGGTGCGGGAGAACGCGCGGCCCATGGCCGCGATCTGAAGGCCTATTTCAATTACAAAACATCAGAAAATGAGGTCCTGCTGATCAAGGTGGGCATCTCGGGCACCGGCATCGAGGGCGCGCGCAAGAACCTGGCAGGCGAAATCCCCGGCTGGGATTTCAATAAGACGCGCGCCGCGGCAGTTCGCCAATGGAAGGACTTGTTCAACACCGTCGAGGTGGAGTCGTTTGATCCGCACATCCGCGCCACGTTTTACGCGAACGTGTACCTCGCTTGCCAGGCGCCTGTACTTTTTAATGATATCGATGGAACCTACCGCGGCATGGACCACAAAAACCACTCCTCGCCCGGATTCCAGAACTACACCACCTTCTCGTTGTGGGATACCTATCGCGCCGAGCATCCCCTATTGACGCTGCTGCAACCGCGCCGAGTGGACGACCTGATCAAGTCGATGCTTGCCGAATACCACGAGTCCGGGTTGCACACCACACCCATCTGGCCACTGTGGGCCAATGAAACCTGGTGCATGATCGGCTACCATTCCGTGCCGGTCATCGTTGATGCCTATTTCAAAGGATTCAGAGGATGCGACCCCGAAGAGGCCTACCAGGCCATGCGCGACACCGCTACCCAGGACCGCAACGGGCTGAAATCTTACAAGGAACTCGGCTATGTAGCCTCGAAGTCCGGCGAGCAGGCGACCTCGCGCACCCTCGAATACGCCTTCGACGACTGGTGCCTGGCCCGAATGGCCGAGGCCCTCGGTCATTCCGACGATGCCCGCCTGTTCTACTCCCGCGCAGCCAACTATCGCAATCTCTTCGACCGCACGACGCAATTCTTCCGTGGCCGCAAAGCCGATGGCGCCTGGCGCTCGCCCTTCATCGACAATGCCCTGGTCGGTGACGAATACACCGAGGCCGATGCCTGGCAGTATGCCTTTTGCGTCCAGCAGGATTTGCCTGGGCTTATCTCGCTGTACTGGGGTGACGAGGGATTTATCAAGAAGCTCGACGCCTTGTTTGCGGCCAACTCCACCATACAAACCACGATCCCGGACATCAGCGGCCTGATCGGGCAGTACTCACAAGGAGACGAGCAGTGCCATCACGTGGCGTATCTTTATAATTATGCCGGCGCTCCCTACAAAACCCAACAACACGTCCGCCAGGTGATGGCCCAGATGTACAATGACACCCCTGCCGGCCAATGCGGCAATGTCGATTGCGGGCAGATGGCCGCCTGGTACGTCTTCAGCGCCCTGGGCTTTTATCCCGTCAACCCGGATAGCGGCATTTACGTCATCGGCAGTCCGGCGGTTTCGAAGGCCGTGTTGCGCCTCGACCGCCAGAAGTACCATGGCAAAAAACTCGAGGTCATTGCCCTCAACAACTCGCCTGAGAATATTTACATCCAGTCCGCCTCGTTCAATGGCCAGCCGCTCGAAAAGGCTTGGCTCAGTCACCAGCAAATCACTTCCGGCGGGACCCTGCGGCTGGTGATGGGCTCGCAACCCAATACCACTTGGGGCAGCGCGCCTGAAAACCGGCCGCCGGCGACCATGCCCGCCGGATTCAAATACCCTGAACTGCCTCCTCCCGCTTCGGACAAACCGGTCGCCCTGAAGCTGCCCATCCGGGTTATTTGCGGCAGCGATGAACCGGCCGGCGATTTCTTGCCCGACCCGAACATGGTGGACGGGGCCGTTAACGCCAGCCGCTCAGCCATTGATACCAGCGTCCCCAACGCCGCCCCGGCTGCAGTGTATCAAACCGAGCGCTACGGCCAGGATTTCAGCTATTCGTTCTCCGTTCCCCAAGGCGGCCATTACCGCGTGCGCCTGCACTTCGCCGAGGTGTTTGATGACGGCGCGGGACGGCGCATTGAGGATATCCAGATCAACGGCCAGCCGGTCCTTACCAATTTCGACATTTTTTCTGCCGCCGGCGGCATGAATAAAGCCGTCGTCAAAGAGTTCGACGGGATTCATCCCAATAGCCAGGACAACATCGTTATCCGAATTTTCTCTCCGGACGCCAGCCCGGATCGCAACGCGAAGATCAGCGGCATCGAGATTCTTCCCGAACAGCAATCCTGA
- a CDS encoding glycoside hydrolase family 28 protein — protein MPWRVLSLFFAALALWYSGTSNVRAATGASGLFNVRDYDAAGDGKTLDNPAINQAIEACSAAGGGTVLVPAGTYLSGSIHLRSNVHLVIDAGATLLGAPQNMNAYDETEPYALGGYQDGGHCYFHNSLIWGENLTNVFITGHGLINGGGLVRSDGVLDRMVGFNKFNPPVTNPAPPIRLGNKAIALKLCRNVLIRDVTIYHGGHFAILVTGCDNLTVDNVTTDTDRDGIDIDCCRNTMVSNCRINSPNDDGLCPKSTYALGETRLTENLTIVNCQVCGFEEGTLLDGTFKPSKNHNGRIKFGTESSGGFRNCTVANCAFRSCRGLALEEVDGGVMENITINNITMMDVPDYAIYITTGKRNRTPGAATTSRAKSILISNVIADGVGKMSGIQIMGLPDLPVEGVRLQDIRLTSKGGGTRQDAARHPKELGAGYPEPRSLGVLPSYGIYARHVHDLEIADVHLAFENQDERPAIACIDAEGVTIDDLSAQVADGVSAAQFEAVRGLAIRNSPGLENQKP, from the coding sequence ATGCCTTGGCGGGTCCTCTCTCTTTTCTTTGCGGCCCTGGCCCTCTGGTATAGCGGGACCTCGAATGTCCGGGCCGCCACGGGCGCCAGCGGGTTGTTCAATGTCCGCGATTACGACGCCGCCGGTGACGGTAAAACCCTGGACAACCCGGCCATAAATCAGGCCATCGAGGCCTGCTCAGCCGCCGGCGGCGGAACGGTTTTAGTCCCGGCGGGCACTTATTTGAGCGGCTCGATTCATCTGCGCAGCAATGTTCATCTGGTCATCGACGCCGGCGCAACCCTTCTCGGCGCGCCGCAAAACATGAATGCCTATGACGAAACCGAGCCCTACGCGCTAGGTGGCTATCAGGATGGAGGTCACTGTTATTTCCACAACAGCCTCATCTGGGGCGAGAATCTCACCAACGTTTTCATCACCGGCCACGGTCTGATTAATGGCGGCGGGCTGGTTCGCAGTGACGGCGTTCTGGACCGCATGGTCGGTTTCAACAAATTCAATCCGCCAGTCACAAACCCCGCGCCGCCCATCCGCCTGGGCAACAAAGCCATCGCCCTCAAGTTGTGCAGAAATGTCCTCATTCGTGATGTGACCATTTATCATGGAGGCCATTTCGCGATTCTCGTGACGGGATGCGATAACCTGACAGTGGACAACGTCACGACGGATACGGACCGCGACGGCATCGATATTGATTGTTGCCGCAACACGATGGTTTCCAACTGCCGCATCAATTCGCCAAATGATGACGGCCTCTGCCCTAAAAGCACCTATGCCCTGGGCGAGACGCGTCTGACCGAGAATCTCACCATCGTGAACTGCCAGGTCTGCGGCTTCGAGGAGGGCACCCTGTTGGACGGCACGTTCAAGCCCAGCAAGAATCATAATGGCCGCATTAAATTCGGCACAGAATCCAGCGGGGGCTTCCGCAATTGCACCGTGGCCAACTGCGCGTTTCGCAGTTGCCGTGGCCTGGCCCTTGAAGAGGTGGATGGAGGCGTTATGGAGAACATCACAATCAATAATATCACGATGATGGATGTGCCCGACTATGCGATTTATATCACCACGGGAAAACGCAATCGCACCCCGGGCGCCGCAACAACCAGCCGCGCTAAAAGCATTTTGATCTCGAACGTCATCGCCGATGGAGTCGGCAAAATGAGCGGCATCCAGATTATGGGTTTGCCGGACCTGCCGGTCGAAGGCGTGCGGCTGCAAGACATCCGGCTCACCAGCAAGGGAGGCGGGACCAGGCAAGACGCTGCCCGCCATCCAAAGGAGTTGGGGGCCGGTTATCCGGAGCCCAGAAGTCTTGGGGTCTTGCCGTCCTACGGAATTTACGCGCGGCACGTCCACGACCTGGAAATCGCCGATGTCCACTTGGCTTTTGAAAACCAGGATGAGCGCCCTGCCATCGCCTGCATCGATGCCGAAGGAGTGACTATTGACGACTTGAGCGCGCAGGTGGCGGACGGGGTTTCTGCTGCCCAATTTGAGGCAGTAAGAGGACTCGCCATTAGAAACTCACCCGGCTTGGAGAATCAGAAACCGTAG
- a CDS encoding ATP-binding protein, translated as MYAKKTFTRKRTAPNRARQKARSTAVGSSAARQKARFLEAFFDHSLDCLVFLDKDFNFIRVNEVYAQACKRDVSEFPGCNHFEFYPDKENQAIFENVVRTKTAYQVTAKPFVFPDHPDWGVTYWDWTLVPVLDARGKVDFLVFSLRDVTMRKRMEKSLEESEARYRSLVTATAQIVWATNVQGEVVEELPTWQGFTGQSREQYQGWGWIEAVHPEDRERTRLVWSQAVASRVLYEIEYRMRRQDGQYRLMAVRGAPVSERDGRIREWVGTCTDITEQKEAERRRELTSALLGLFAQKTSAREYLDSVVQIIRQWTGCQALGIRLLDERQEIPYESWSGFDAGFLQLESRLSLERDNCICVRAISGQAAESDQVLKTPSGSFQCGDTFAFMDQLTSAQRDWYRGNCQKFGFASIAVIPLGYHGKVLGAIHMADRRPDRLPRDKIEFIESMAPLITEALHRFTAEAELTKYRDRLEELVQLRTAELESANARLQVEIIERERAQQSLQQTARELERSNRDLEQFAYVASHDLQEPLRAVGGYVKLLERRFPEEVDAKAKEYIVGASDGAARMERLIMDLLAFSRVGTHGTAFAMADLNLLLDEALRNLQTGIETSKAAIEREPLPSLVVDPSRITQLFQNLIGNAIKFRSERPPQIQIGAERRENGWLISVRDNGIGIEPQYFERIFQIFQRLHTRKTYPGTGIGLAICKRIAECHGGSIWVESQPGQGATFYFSIPELSVKTEDPL; from the coding sequence ATGTACGCTAAAAAAACATTCACCCGAAAACGAACCGCGCCAAACCGCGCCCGGCAAAAAGCCCGAAGCACAGCCGTTGGCTCCTCTGCTGCGCGGCAGAAGGCGCGCTTCCTCGAGGCCTTTTTCGACCATTCGCTCGATTGCCTGGTGTTCCTGGACAAGGATTTCAATTTTATTCGTGTCAACGAGGTGTACGCCCAGGCATGCAAACGGGATGTCTCGGAATTTCCCGGGTGCAATCATTTCGAGTTTTATCCCGATAAAGAGAATCAGGCGATCTTCGAAAACGTGGTGCGCACCAAAACGGCCTATCAGGTGACAGCCAAGCCCTTTGTTTTTCCTGACCACCCCGATTGGGGGGTGACCTATTGGGACTGGACGCTGGTGCCGGTGCTGGACGCGCGGGGCAAGGTGGATTTCCTGGTGTTCTCGCTGAGGGACGTCACCATGCGCAAACGGATGGAGAAGAGCCTCGAAGAGAGCGAGGCGCGCTATCGTTCCCTGGTAACGGCCACGGCCCAGATTGTGTGGGCTACCAATGTGCAAGGCGAAGTGGTCGAGGAATTGCCGACCTGGCAGGGATTCACAGGCCAAAGCCGTGAGCAATACCAAGGCTGGGGATGGATTGAGGCTGTGCACCCCGAAGACCGCGAGAGGACGCGCTTGGTCTGGTCGCAGGCCGTTGCCTCGCGTGTCCTGTATGAAATCGAGTACCGCATGCGGCGCCAGGACGGGCAGTACCGGCTCATGGCGGTCCGCGGGGCCCCGGTGTCGGAGCGAGACGGGAGAATCCGCGAATGGGTCGGCACCTGCACGGACATCACGGAGCAAAAGGAGGCCGAGCGCCGGCGCGAGTTGACCAGCGCCTTGCTGGGCCTGTTTGCCCAAAAAACCTCCGCCCGCGAGTATCTCGATTCGGTCGTGCAAATCATCCGCCAGTGGACGGGCTGCCAGGCCCTGGGCATTCGGCTCCTGGACGAGCGCCAGGAAATCCCTTACGAATCCTGGAGCGGGTTCGACGCGGGTTTCCTCCAACTGGAAAGCCGTCTGTCTCTCGAAAGAGATAACTGCATTTGTGTCCGCGCGATTTCCGGACAGGCCGCCGAGTCGGACCAGGTTTTGAAGACCCCGTCGGGCTCCTTCCAATGCGGCGATACTTTTGCTTTCATGGATCAATTGACCTCGGCCCAGCGGGATTGGTATCGAGGCAATTGCCAGAAATTCGGATTCGCCTCGATTGCGGTTATCCCACTGGGTTACCATGGCAAGGTCCTGGGGGCTATTCACATGGCAGATCGGCGCCCGGACCGACTCCCTCGAGACAAGATCGAGTTCATCGAATCGATGGCGCCGCTCATTACCGAGGCGCTCCACCGCTTCACCGCCGAAGCGGAGTTGACGAAATACCGCGATCGCCTTGAAGAACTGGTCCAGTTGCGCACAGCGGAACTGGAGAGCGCCAACGCCCGGCTGCAGGTTGAGATTATCGAGCGCGAGCGGGCTCAACAATCGCTCCAGCAGACTGCGCGTGAATTGGAACGCTCAAATCGCGACCTCGAGCAGTTCGCCTATGTCGCCTCGCACGACCTGCAGGAACCGCTCCGGGCGGTGGGCGGTTATGTCAAGCTCCTGGAACGGCGCTTTCCTGAAGAGGTGGATGCCAAAGCCAAGGAATACATCGTGGGGGCCTCCGATGGGGCCGCGCGGATGGAACGGTTGATAATGGACTTGCTGGCCTTCTCGCGGGTAGGCACGCACGGAACCGCCTTTGCGATGGCCGACCTCAACCTGCTGCTGGACGAGGCGTTGCGCAACCTCCAGACCGGTATCGAGACGAGCAAGGCGGCCATCGAGCGCGAGCCGCTGCCATCGCTGGTGGTGGACCCCAGCCGCATCACCCAGCTCTTCCAGAACCTCATCGGCAACGCCATCAAATTCCGCAGCGAGCGCCCACCTCAAATCCAAATCGGGGCCGAGCGCCGGGAAAATGGGTGGCTCATTTCGGTGCGAGACAATGGCATTGGCATCGAACCCCAGTACTTTGAGCGTATCTTTCAGATTTTCCAGCGTCTGCACACGCGCAAGACCTATCCGGGAACCGGCATCGGCCTGGCCATCTGCAAGCGGATAGCAGAATGCCACGGCGGCAGTATTTGGGTGGAATCCCAGCCGGGCCAGGGCGCCACTTTTTATTTCTCGATTCCCGAACTTTCTGTAAAAACTGAAGACCCCTTATGA
- a CDS encoding response regulator encodes MNKLEGDVVEILLVEDSPSDTELTIEALREAKVRNHLSIVEDGVEAMDFLHRRGGYADEPRPDLIMLDLNLPRKDGRQVLAEIKGNETLKNIPVVVLTTSRAEQDVLRAYNLHANCYITKPVDFGQFLKVIRSIESFWLFVVTLPPKAPLSQSVAIESRR; translated from the coding sequence ATGAACAAATTAGAAGGTGACGTGGTGGAGATTCTCCTGGTTGAGGATAGCCCAAGCGATACGGAGCTAACCATCGAAGCCCTCCGCGAAGCCAAGGTCCGCAATCACCTCAGCATCGTCGAGGACGGTGTCGAGGCGATGGATTTCCTTCATCGGCGGGGTGGCTATGCCGACGAGCCGCGCCCGGACCTGATCATGCTCGATTTGAATTTGCCACGCAAAGATGGGCGCCAGGTCCTGGCCGAAATCAAAGGCAACGAAACTCTCAAGAACATTCCCGTGGTCGTCTTAACCACCTCCCGGGCTGAACAGGATGTCCTGCGGGCCTATAACCTGCACGCCAATTGTTACATTACCAAGCCGGTGGATTTTGGTCAGTTCCTGAAAGTGATTCGTTCGATTGAGTCGTTTTGGTTGTTTGTCGTTACCCTGCCGCCCAAGGCGCCCCTCTCCCAAAGTGTGGCGATTGAGAGCCGGCGTTGA
- a CDS encoding histidine kinase codes for MKSGALRILLVEDSPSDAVLLQESLMQNELGNFHFTHAETLAEGIKQLCSRSFDLLMLDLSLPDSAGSDTFLRARAAAPQVPIVVLTSVEDEAVGLEAVKGGVQEYLIKGQAYGRQTARSIRYAIERKRAEEALKQAEAALQREKDQLEERVQQRTAQLSQANQALQAEILQRQRAEKGHRQVLRRLSQAQETERGRISRELHDRLGQDLTALKLGLQILRKQGPFSGAVQESISKLEGLARGLMRDIHRLAWELRPPALDDLGLELALRRYATEWSEASEIPIDFHSAGLEGCRLPPEFETTLYRVAQEALTNVLRHAEAKRVSVLLERRASGVSLILEDDGLGFDCEALMRAPAARGKLGLLGMQERLKLLGGSFEIESAPGTGATLFARIPLDEASAG; via the coding sequence ATGAAAAGCGGCGCGTTAAGAATCCTGCTGGTCGAAGACAGCCCGTCGGATGCGGTGCTTTTGCAGGAGAGCCTTATGCAAAATGAATTGGGCAACTTTCACTTTACCCATGCCGAGACCCTCGCCGAAGGCATCAAACAGCTCTGCTCCCGCTCCTTCGACCTGCTGATGCTGGATTTATCGCTGCCCGACAGCGCCGGCTCGGATACCTTCCTCCGGGCGCGCGCCGCGGCGCCCCAAGTGCCGATTGTTGTTTTGACTTCCGTGGAAGACGAGGCCGTAGGGTTGGAGGCCGTCAAGGGCGGGGTGCAGGAATACCTCATCAAAGGCCAGGCCTACGGGCGGCAGACCGCCCGCTCGATTCGATATGCCATCGAGCGCAAACGAGCCGAAGAGGCCCTGAAACAGGCCGAAGCGGCCCTGCAACGCGAAAAGGATCAGTTGGAAGAGCGGGTGCAGCAGCGCACAGCTCAATTGTCCCAAGCCAACCAGGCACTCCAAGCCGAAATCCTCCAGCGGCAGCGGGCCGAAAAAGGCCACCGGCAGGTTTTGCGCCGCCTATCACAAGCCCAGGAGACCGAGCGCGGGCGCATCTCGCGGGAACTGCACGACCGGCTAGGCCAGGACCTGACTGCCCTCAAGCTGGGCCTTCAAATCCTCCGCAAACAAGGTCCCTTCTCTGGCGCCGTCCAAGAAAGCATCAGTAAGCTCGAAGGACTCGCCCGGGGCCTGATGCGCGATATTCATCGGCTCGCCTGGGAATTGCGGCCTCCCGCTCTGGACGATCTCGGCCTGGAATTGGCTTTGCGACGCTATGCCACCGAATGGTCCGAGGCCAGCGAAATCCCAATTGATTTTCACAGCGCCGGCTTGGAAGGCTGCCGGTTGCCTCCTGAATTTGAGACCACTCTATACCGGGTGGCGCAGGAAGCCCTCACCAACGTGTTGCGGCATGCAGAGGCAAAGCGGGTCAGCGTCTTGCTCGAGCGGCGAGCGTCCGGTGTGTCGCTCATCCTTGAAGATGATGGCTTGGGATTTGATTGCGAAGCCTTGATGCGCGCGCCTGCAGCGCGGGGAAAGCTCGGGCTTTTGGGCATGCAAGAGCGGCTTAAACTTCTGGGAGGGTCATTTGAGATTGAGTCGGCCCCAGGCACTGGGGCCACCCTCTTCGCCCGCATCCCGCTGGACGAGGCGTCCGCAGGCTGA